A single genomic interval of Apis cerana isolate GH-2021 linkage group LG14, AcerK_1.0, whole genome shotgun sequence harbors:
- the LOC108000668 gene encoding uncharacterized protein LOC108000668 isoform X2 produces the protein MPHNLNSASVNSANTESNHQAYIQQLYHRQNGDGLLQPEKEPVEFDTSHLRGAPAEVEALVHNIKEVAQQFLYHWRTFPIILPPPLSTCTEGEDTLARKKHHLKDLFVAPSFDELDSVAVDCKGEPRRLTKKQLESISKRGEFEVDSINFAGQTHRWRLSGLLQRGRDRRRDALLRDLALATRFLVVTAKARLISHCFSVSQSLKALITGLLRLLDIIIGVPSLQAHNLDAKIREERCRYLVAELVCRPEYEDSLELLCGFVRKQLRRATMEKFEVERELSQLLPIPVPFVFGTPAGAVVDLRLFSRDIIKKALPILVAILERETRGWFLHFRERLISELRARKKPDEEIEREVNEAVMREYLQRVFSNILSHPDILDLGNGIAQLLVQQAQSVVLMHRAVKTVQRKLIQTKETLKYHIENEHPVLSRIEPWMRDRMREVEEKFIEECEWSAHEEALTLCTHQNLQQTVYFLNRDLTFMKEREPVLLKELRKVKTPTRSFQWPTQIWFPKNWIIRRNFQGQSEIIPTVLSNTPTSITTPRADPSQPVFLVEREIVHTTTTRWPMWRWINYVARTWCWTWNAMFLLGVAVPWCSPVSIRALLLVQPFTPDLELSQLNGTLFPRKSSQMPTLCSRLIALWRHISKSRTHFETEPDTGFIGKGMTRHLNRLWNYGMKGLLGTLIILFVFPVVCIVTSLGSLFIALTAILWMPLITLTLHAFMALIMDLDSPEPSRNRYLVIMEALVWNIGIQGCLQPIAALIVALILCPIISFVILTVAVIRYWIRVVWDTIMFHLVIKNRGRIPASDSFVVKRIAGPGLTSDYYYQIRPEQALAAFEAKLELDELLAFQQETERLITQPQRDFTQFVEACFGPFAASLAKTKDPYKSLEKEAKDLIAVLHEKLDRRRKNLQTGLGMVVRSKIKLTTFDLKVVIQQGALMLERLYPSHVFARLSGNEEDFWENKGLSAGDWAGLAGLMYADIFSLNFLQPLDDADTKFRLEAHPGVDLSRYTDIVHSTEIGGTNGPDLLGAVYAPRGNIQVYSPYLEVSAFNPRAKQTSNSRKSDKRCDSGGLLTSTKIRRRTTSTNGTTETRWQPWKRQIRPYSAEKLLIPLPIPHPAHIAVTIHNRDSENPIPLDSELCQNILKAIEESPGEMSTEYVSRYRGAADSSFDSVASHSSVSIETGLDKDNETQETTNTEKEGETYHWTLSNWDGGITRRRNNSGSIKVDLASPEDVTLDTDTTRVMFSTYGTTV, from the exons ATGCCCCACAATTTAAATTCTGCTTCCGTCAACTCCGCCAATACGGAATCAAATCATCAGGCCTACATTCAACAACTTTATCACCGACAAAATGGAGATGGACTTCTTCAACCCGaa aaaGAACCGGTGGAGTTCGACACGTCGCATTTGCGCGGTGCACCGGCCGAGGTCGAGGCACTGGTACATAATATCAAAGAAGTTGCACAACAGTTCCTTTACCATTGGAGAACATTCCCAATTATCCTTCCACCACCATTGTCTACGTGCACAGAAGGTGAAGACACATTGGCGAGAAAGAAACACCATTTGAAAGACCTCTTTGTTGCACCTAGTTTCGACGAATTGGATTCAGTAGCTGTAGATTGCAAGGGTGAGCCTAGGAGATTGACCAAGAAACAACTAGAAAGCATTAGCAAACGAGG ggAATTCGAAGtagattcgattaatttcgctGGACAAACACATCGATGGAGATTGAGCGGACTTCTTCAGCGTGGACGGGACAGAAGACGAGATGCATTACTTCGAGATCTTGCTTTGGCAACTAGATTTCTTGTAGTTACAGCAAAAGCTAGATTAATCTCCCATTGTTTCAGTGTATCGCAATCTTTGAAAGCATTAATAACGGGATTATTACGGCTTCTtg atataataattggtGTGCCATCTCTTCAAGCACATAATTTAGATGCCAAAATTAGAGAAGAGCGATGTCGATACTTGGTTGCCGAATTAGTATGCAgg cCCGAATACGAAGATTCTCTAGAACTTTTATGTGGTTTCGTACGAAAACAACTTCGACGTGCGACaatggaaaaattcgaagTAGAAAGAGAATTATCGCAACTATTGCCTATCCCGGTACCTTTCGTATTTGGGACTCCTGCCGGAGCAGTGGTTGATCTTAGATTATTTAGCAGAGACATTATCAAAAAAGCTTTACCGATTTTAGTTGCTATTTTGGAGAGAGAGACACGAGGCTGGTTTCTTCATTTCAGAGAAAGACTGATATCTGAATTGAGAGCGCGGAAAAAACCAGATGAAGAGATTGAAAGA GAAGTCAATGAAGCTGTTATGCGAGAATATTTACAACGAGTATTTTCTAACATTTTGTCGCATCCAGACATACTTGATCTTGGTAATGGAATCGCTCAACTATTGGTTCAACAAGCACAATCGGTTGTATTGATGCACCGAGCCGTAAAAACCGTACAACGTAAACTGATACAAACTAaagaaacattgaaatatcatatagAAAATGAACATCCAGTTCTGTCACGAATAGAACCGTGGATGCGCGATAGAATGAGAGaagtcgaagaaaaattcatcgaagaGTGTGAATGGAGTGCTCATGAAGAAGCTCTCACATTGTGCACTCATCAAAATTTGCAGCAGACAGTTTATTTTCTTAACCGTGATTTAACTTTTATGAAAGag cgAGAAccagttttattaaaagaattgcgCAAAGTTAAAACACCCACGAGAAGTTTTCAATGGCCAACTCAGATATGGTTTCCAAAGAATTGGATCATCAGGCGTAATTTTCAAGGCCAGTCTGAAATTATACCAACAGTATTAAGTAATACTCCAACATCTATTACTACACCTCGTGCAGATCCAAGTCAGCCTGTCTTCTTAGTGGAAAGAGAGATTGTACACACAACAACAACAAG ATGGCCCATGTGGCGTTGGATTAATTACGTAGCTAGAACGTGGTGTTGGACATGGAATGCAATGTTTCTACTAGGCGTAGCAGTACCATGGTGTAGTCCAGTTTCCATACGAGCTTTACTACTCGTACAACCTTTTACTCCCGATCTAGAATTGAGTCAATTGAATGGAACATTGTTTCCCAGAAAATCATCTCAAATGCCTACTCTTTGTTCTCGATTGATAGCACTTTGGAGACATATTAGCAAAAGTCGGACACATTTTGAAACGGAACCGGATActg GATTTATTGGAAAAGGAATGACAAGgcatttaaatagattatgGAATTATGGCATGAAAGGTCTTTTAGGAacacttattatattatttgtttttcctGTCGTTTGTATAGTTACAAGTTTAGGATCACTTTTTATTGCACTTACTGCAATTTTAtg gatGCCTTTAATCACTTTAACATTACATGCATTCATGGCGCTTATAATGGATTTAGATAGTCCAGAGCCAAGTAGAAATCGATATTTGGTAATTATGGAAGCATTAGTTTGGAATATCGGAATACAAGGCTGTTTGCAACCAATTGCTGCATTAATTGTTGCTCTTATTTTATGTCCTATCATTTCTTTTGTGATACTTAcag TTGCTGTGATACGTTATTGGATTAGAGTGGTTTGGGATAcaattatgtttcatttagtaataaaaaatagaggtCGTATACCTGCCAGTGATAGTTTTGTGGTTAAAAGAATAGCTGGACCAGGGTTAACttctgattattattatcaa ATTAGACCTGAACAAGCATTAGCTGCGTTTGAAGCAAAATTAGAGTTAGATGAATTGTTAGCCTTTCAACAAGAAACAGAACGATTAATTACACAACCACAGAGAGATTTTACTCAATTTGTAGAAGCCTGTTTTGGCCCATTTGCTGCTAGTCTTGCTAAAACAAAAGATCCATACAAATCACTGGAAAAAGAAGCCAAAGATCTAATTGCCGtattacatgaaaaattagatagacgtagaaaaaatttgcaaactgGTCTTGGAATGGTTGtaagaagtaaaataaaacttaccaCTTTCGATCTAaag gtaGTAATACAACAAGGAGCATTGATGTTAGAACGTCTTTATCCCAGTCATGTGTTTGCGAGATTGTCTGGGAACGAAGAAGATTTTTGGGAAAATAAAGGCTTAAGTGCTGGTGATTGGGCTGGTTTAGCTGGGCTTATGTATGCAGATATTTTcagtttaaattttcttcaacctCTTGACGATGCAGATacaaaatttagattagaaGCTCATCCAGGTGTCGATTTGTCGCGTTATACAGATATAGTTCATAGTACTGAAATTGGTGGTACCAATGGGCCAGATTTACTTGGCGCCGTTTATGCACCACGTGGAAATATACAAGTTTATAGTCCTTATCTAGAAGTTTCTGCTTTCAATCCACGAGCTAAACAGACTAGTAACAGCAGAAAATCTGATAAACGATG tgatAGCGGAGGACTTTTAACATCAACAAAAATCAGAAGACGCACAACATCTACAAATGGTACAACAGAGACACGTTGGCAACCGTGGAAACGGCAAATTCGTCCTTATAGTGcagaaaaattacttattccACTTCCGATTCCGCATCCAGCTCATATAGCTGTTACTATTCATAATCGTGATTCTGAAAATCCGATTCCGCTCGATTCGGAACTTTGTCAGAATATATTGAAAGCAATTGAAGAATCGCCCGGTGAAATGTCCACTGAGTATGTTAGTCGTTATAGAGGGGCTGCAGATTCTAGTTTCGATTCAGTAGCTTCGCATTCTTCAGTTTCCATTGAAACTGGTTTAGATAAGGATAATGAAACACAGGAAACGACAAATACTGAAAAAGAAGGTGAAACTTATCATTGGACATTGTCAAATTGGGATGGTGGTataacgagaagaagaaacaattcTGGATCTATAAAAGTTGATCTAGCATCTCCAGAAGACGTTACTCTGGATACAGATACCACCAGAGTGATGTTCAGTACATATGGAACAACTGTTTAA
- the LOC108000668 gene encoding uncharacterized protein LOC108000668 isoform X1 gives MPHNLNSASVNSANTESNHQAYIQQLYHRQNGDGLLQPEKEPVEFDTSHLRGAPAEVEALVHNIKEVAQQFLYHWRTFPIILPPPLSTCTEGEDTLARKKHHLKDLFVAPSFDELDSVAVDCKGEPRRLTKKQLESISKRGFQKEKYGKPKKLNATQLESIRRCGEFEVDSINFAGQTHRWRLSGLLQRGRDRRRDALLRDLALATRFLVVTAKARLISHCFSVSQSLKALITGLLRLLDIIIGVPSLQAHNLDAKIREERCRYLVAELVCRPEYEDSLELLCGFVRKQLRRATMEKFEVERELSQLLPIPVPFVFGTPAGAVVDLRLFSRDIIKKALPILVAILERETRGWFLHFRERLISELRARKKPDEEIEREVNEAVMREYLQRVFSNILSHPDILDLGNGIAQLLVQQAQSVVLMHRAVKTVQRKLIQTKETLKYHIENEHPVLSRIEPWMRDRMREVEEKFIEECEWSAHEEALTLCTHQNLQQTVYFLNRDLTFMKEREPVLLKELRKVKTPTRSFQWPTQIWFPKNWIIRRNFQGQSEIIPTVLSNTPTSITTPRADPSQPVFLVEREIVHTTTTRWPMWRWINYVARTWCWTWNAMFLLGVAVPWCSPVSIRALLLVQPFTPDLELSQLNGTLFPRKSSQMPTLCSRLIALWRHISKSRTHFETEPDTGFIGKGMTRHLNRLWNYGMKGLLGTLIILFVFPVVCIVTSLGSLFIALTAILWMPLITLTLHAFMALIMDLDSPEPSRNRYLVIMEALVWNIGIQGCLQPIAALIVALILCPIISFVILTVAVIRYWIRVVWDTIMFHLVIKNRGRIPASDSFVVKRIAGPGLTSDYYYQIRPEQALAAFEAKLELDELLAFQQETERLITQPQRDFTQFVEACFGPFAASLAKTKDPYKSLEKEAKDLIAVLHEKLDRRRKNLQTGLGMVVRSKIKLTTFDLKVVIQQGALMLERLYPSHVFARLSGNEEDFWENKGLSAGDWAGLAGLMYADIFSLNFLQPLDDADTKFRLEAHPGVDLSRYTDIVHSTEIGGTNGPDLLGAVYAPRGNIQVYSPYLEVSAFNPRAKQTSNSRKSDKRCDSGGLLTSTKIRRRTTSTNGTTETRWQPWKRQIRPYSAEKLLIPLPIPHPAHIAVTIHNRDSENPIPLDSELCQNILKAIEESPGEMSTEYVSRYRGAADSSFDSVASHSSVSIETGLDKDNETQETTNTEKEGETYHWTLSNWDGGITRRRNNSGSIKVDLASPEDVTLDTDTTRVMFSTYGTTV, from the exons ATGCCCCACAATTTAAATTCTGCTTCCGTCAACTCCGCCAATACGGAATCAAATCATCAGGCCTACATTCAACAACTTTATCACCGACAAAATGGAGATGGACTTCTTCAACCCGaa aaaGAACCGGTGGAGTTCGACACGTCGCATTTGCGCGGTGCACCGGCCGAGGTCGAGGCACTGGTACATAATATCAAAGAAGTTGCACAACAGTTCCTTTACCATTGGAGAACATTCCCAATTATCCTTCCACCACCATTGTCTACGTGCACAGAAGGTGAAGACACATTGGCGAGAAAGAAACACCATTTGAAAGACCTCTTTGTTGCACCTAGTTTCGACGAATTGGATTCAGTAGCTGTAGATTGCAAGGGTGAGCCTAGGAGATTGACCAAGAAACAACTAGAAAGCATTAGCAAACGAGG CTTTCAGAAGGAGAAGTACGGAAAACCGAAGAAGCTGAATGCCACTCAATTGGAGAGCATTCGAAGATGCGG ggAATTCGAAGtagattcgattaatttcgctGGACAAACACATCGATGGAGATTGAGCGGACTTCTTCAGCGTGGACGGGACAGAAGACGAGATGCATTACTTCGAGATCTTGCTTTGGCAACTAGATTTCTTGTAGTTACAGCAAAAGCTAGATTAATCTCCCATTGTTTCAGTGTATCGCAATCTTTGAAAGCATTAATAACGGGATTATTACGGCTTCTtg atataataattggtGTGCCATCTCTTCAAGCACATAATTTAGATGCCAAAATTAGAGAAGAGCGATGTCGATACTTGGTTGCCGAATTAGTATGCAgg cCCGAATACGAAGATTCTCTAGAACTTTTATGTGGTTTCGTACGAAAACAACTTCGACGTGCGACaatggaaaaattcgaagTAGAAAGAGAATTATCGCAACTATTGCCTATCCCGGTACCTTTCGTATTTGGGACTCCTGCCGGAGCAGTGGTTGATCTTAGATTATTTAGCAGAGACATTATCAAAAAAGCTTTACCGATTTTAGTTGCTATTTTGGAGAGAGAGACACGAGGCTGGTTTCTTCATTTCAGAGAAAGACTGATATCTGAATTGAGAGCGCGGAAAAAACCAGATGAAGAGATTGAAAGA GAAGTCAATGAAGCTGTTATGCGAGAATATTTACAACGAGTATTTTCTAACATTTTGTCGCATCCAGACATACTTGATCTTGGTAATGGAATCGCTCAACTATTGGTTCAACAAGCACAATCGGTTGTATTGATGCACCGAGCCGTAAAAACCGTACAACGTAAACTGATACAAACTAaagaaacattgaaatatcatatagAAAATGAACATCCAGTTCTGTCACGAATAGAACCGTGGATGCGCGATAGAATGAGAGaagtcgaagaaaaattcatcgaagaGTGTGAATGGAGTGCTCATGAAGAAGCTCTCACATTGTGCACTCATCAAAATTTGCAGCAGACAGTTTATTTTCTTAACCGTGATTTAACTTTTATGAAAGag cgAGAAccagttttattaaaagaattgcgCAAAGTTAAAACACCCACGAGAAGTTTTCAATGGCCAACTCAGATATGGTTTCCAAAGAATTGGATCATCAGGCGTAATTTTCAAGGCCAGTCTGAAATTATACCAACAGTATTAAGTAATACTCCAACATCTATTACTACACCTCGTGCAGATCCAAGTCAGCCTGTCTTCTTAGTGGAAAGAGAGATTGTACACACAACAACAACAAG ATGGCCCATGTGGCGTTGGATTAATTACGTAGCTAGAACGTGGTGTTGGACATGGAATGCAATGTTTCTACTAGGCGTAGCAGTACCATGGTGTAGTCCAGTTTCCATACGAGCTTTACTACTCGTACAACCTTTTACTCCCGATCTAGAATTGAGTCAATTGAATGGAACATTGTTTCCCAGAAAATCATCTCAAATGCCTACTCTTTGTTCTCGATTGATAGCACTTTGGAGACATATTAGCAAAAGTCGGACACATTTTGAAACGGAACCGGATActg GATTTATTGGAAAAGGAATGACAAGgcatttaaatagattatgGAATTATGGCATGAAAGGTCTTTTAGGAacacttattatattatttgtttttcctGTCGTTTGTATAGTTACAAGTTTAGGATCACTTTTTATTGCACTTACTGCAATTTTAtg gatGCCTTTAATCACTTTAACATTACATGCATTCATGGCGCTTATAATGGATTTAGATAGTCCAGAGCCAAGTAGAAATCGATATTTGGTAATTATGGAAGCATTAGTTTGGAATATCGGAATACAAGGCTGTTTGCAACCAATTGCTGCATTAATTGTTGCTCTTATTTTATGTCCTATCATTTCTTTTGTGATACTTAcag TTGCTGTGATACGTTATTGGATTAGAGTGGTTTGGGATAcaattatgtttcatttagtaataaaaaatagaggtCGTATACCTGCCAGTGATAGTTTTGTGGTTAAAAGAATAGCTGGACCAGGGTTAACttctgattattattatcaa ATTAGACCTGAACAAGCATTAGCTGCGTTTGAAGCAAAATTAGAGTTAGATGAATTGTTAGCCTTTCAACAAGAAACAGAACGATTAATTACACAACCACAGAGAGATTTTACTCAATTTGTAGAAGCCTGTTTTGGCCCATTTGCTGCTAGTCTTGCTAAAACAAAAGATCCATACAAATCACTGGAAAAAGAAGCCAAAGATCTAATTGCCGtattacatgaaaaattagatagacgtagaaaaaatttgcaaactgGTCTTGGAATGGTTGtaagaagtaaaataaaacttaccaCTTTCGATCTAaag gtaGTAATACAACAAGGAGCATTGATGTTAGAACGTCTTTATCCCAGTCATGTGTTTGCGAGATTGTCTGGGAACGAAGAAGATTTTTGGGAAAATAAAGGCTTAAGTGCTGGTGATTGGGCTGGTTTAGCTGGGCTTATGTATGCAGATATTTTcagtttaaattttcttcaacctCTTGACGATGCAGATacaaaatttagattagaaGCTCATCCAGGTGTCGATTTGTCGCGTTATACAGATATAGTTCATAGTACTGAAATTGGTGGTACCAATGGGCCAGATTTACTTGGCGCCGTTTATGCACCACGTGGAAATATACAAGTTTATAGTCCTTATCTAGAAGTTTCTGCTTTCAATCCACGAGCTAAACAGACTAGTAACAGCAGAAAATCTGATAAACGATG tgatAGCGGAGGACTTTTAACATCAACAAAAATCAGAAGACGCACAACATCTACAAATGGTACAACAGAGACACGTTGGCAACCGTGGAAACGGCAAATTCGTCCTTATAGTGcagaaaaattacttattccACTTCCGATTCCGCATCCAGCTCATATAGCTGTTACTATTCATAATCGTGATTCTGAAAATCCGATTCCGCTCGATTCGGAACTTTGTCAGAATATATTGAAAGCAATTGAAGAATCGCCCGGTGAAATGTCCACTGAGTATGTTAGTCGTTATAGAGGGGCTGCAGATTCTAGTTTCGATTCAGTAGCTTCGCATTCTTCAGTTTCCATTGAAACTGGTTTAGATAAGGATAATGAAACACAGGAAACGACAAATACTGAAAAAGAAGGTGAAACTTATCATTGGACATTGTCAAATTGGGATGGTGGTataacgagaagaagaaacaattcTGGATCTATAAAAGTTGATCTAGCATCTCCAGAAGACGTTACTCTGGATACAGATACCACCAGAGTGATGTTCAGTACATATGGAACAACTGTTTAA